In Gopherus flavomarginatus isolate rGopFla2 chromosome 1, rGopFla2.mat.asm, whole genome shotgun sequence, a single genomic region encodes these proteins:
- the LOC127044759 gene encoding olfactory receptor 52R1-like, which produces MSDSNTTDITNPSTFILRSIPGLEAAHVWISIPFCTIYAIAILGNFTILFIIKMEQSLRAPMYYFLCMLAVTDLILSTATLPKMLSIFWFNSREINFSACLTQMYFIHCFTMMDSGILVAMALDRYMAICDPLRHSTILTNSVVAKIGLAVVLRCGISALPYPFLVRRWPYCRTNLIPHSFCEHMAVVSLACGDTHLSGYYGLFVLFSVIGLDVLFITVSYIKILRAIFSLPTKDAWLKTFGTCSSHLCCILSFYLPEFFSSLTHRFGHKVPLHVLVLIANVYLLAPPLLHPIIYGVRTKQIRDRLLKHFTRKGTYFFYPGTQALCRDGW; this is translated from the coding sequence atgtcagattccaacacaactgacatcaccaacccctccaccttcatcctgaggagcattcctggcctggaggcagcccatgtctggatctccatccccttctgcactatATATgccatagccatcttggggaacttcactaTCCTGTTCATCATAAAGATGGAGCAAAGCCTCCGTGctcccatgtactatttcctctgtatGCTGGCTGTTACCGACCTGATCCTGTCCACGGCCACTctgcccaaaatgctgagcatcttctggttcaattccagggagatcaatttcagtgcctgcctcacccagatgtactttaTTCACTGCTTTACAATGATGGACTCTGGGATCTTGGTGGCCATGGCTTTGGATCGCTACATGGCCATCTGTGATCCTctgagacattccaccatcctAACAAATTCTGTTGTGGCCAAAATCGGACTAGCCGTGGTGCTGCGTTGTGGCATAAGTGCATTGCCCTATCCCTTCCTAGTGAGGCGGTGGCCATACTGCAGAACCAACCTCATCCCCCACTCCTTCTGTGAGCACATGGCTGTGGTGAGTCTGGCCTGTGGTGACACCCACCTCAGTGGTTACTATGGTCTCTTTGTGCTCTTCTCTGTGATAGGTTTGGATGTGCTTTTTATCACTGTGTCCTATATcaagatcctcagggccatcttcagcctccccacaaaggacgccTGGCTGAAAACGTTTGGGACCTGCAGTTCCCACCTTTGTTGCATATTATCTTTCTACCTTCCAGAATTCTTCTCCTCCCTCACACACCGGTTTGGCCACAAAGTGCCTCTACATGTCCTTGTTCTCATTGCCAATGTGTACCTTCTGGCGCCCCCCTTGCTTCACCCCATCATCTATGGGGTGAGGACAAAACAAATCCGGGACAGGCTGCTCAAGCACTTTACTCGTAAAGGGACCTATTTTTTTTATCCTGGTACTCAGGCTCTGTGCAGAGATGGCTGGTAA